The following proteins are encoded in a genomic region of Prionailurus viverrinus isolate Anna chromosome E3, UM_Priviv_1.0, whole genome shotgun sequence:
- the APOBR gene encoding LOW QUALITY PROTEIN: apolipoprotein B receptor (The sequence of the model RefSeq protein was modified relative to this genomic sequence to represent the inferred CDS: inserted 2 bases in 1 codon) codes for MDFLRLHLPGLHQALRGALDSLSTFVSYLMGDEVPTVERREARAAEELGEVAAGRPEETEEKGAQEALEGLGGSQSKEGGGLREPREAGRYQEGSSATKQTWDWEEGSSHRSQANRQLTGAWEAARAARCQEPSAHLEAKKTFEAGSKAGRGNGSQTQESRGPNEQEVNREETRRTWEQEEEAEEIREGKPGVAGKAESEWTWQREPEGKVAGDSRESLEQVFKEAVAEEIQAPRAKETGKEGEVMVVLRGSQSTRVEKTRESGTESEAGTTSGREEEARTASGREEAETTSGGEEEARTTSGREEEAETTSGGEEEAGTTSGREEEAGTTSGGKEEAGTASGREAEAGTTSGGEKEAGTTSGREEEAGTTSGREEEAGTTSGREEEAGITLGRAEAGTTSVGKEGNLSGAREPEYGGVVSGERISEGTGRTWAIEEATREDQEEEVDEKRKAEMSVSPKQSQALGTEGVEEAVKDQLAGRESAGGQGSEGEGEGFEVQADRDGEEAEGRQASVNRTVALGLEEVVQAEKAKEEAESCWIAEAELPKNKVANEAEGDAGLEATPEASLEKECRGEKSEGEARTGGEGLALEGSGLEHEVTEGQDPELMAAPQTPTEQPEEGLGEEEEPRGIPALNKEETERSPEEYPRNLGYGKPGASGTEAQRRDLEGGDSHKEKADAEEGEEEAVGSQASEEAEEAEGGQESALPDVLEAGGEWKKAEEAGCGAEEGEARGAQSQEPGGRFSAGAGAGRALGESDARDTEDEEAEATVPCRADTTSSGVWGLEEAALSLQDSEDIGVSSLAAEIAGDKADGRAAVPGGGPKREAGEAWESEGRQEAGGGEELVEAAWEKTRGGPEFGLEGSADMEVNSRGGPEEAFEARDGEPWGECAEVKESAVAEGSCGMDSFTWGSQVARAEGATATTVEAEGLPGGQTPPWEQEAAAGWQLKEQGQGGEGQRVDLHPEEEAQRPLDVEGVEVTEDQRAEAEEIVPEGPEDIQGQEDQSTYQEPGPRGETAASTGGDAHGSWSEALLPGSRLDVSVSRSRVLLSRSSSQRRSRPSFRRTPAPERQEEPPSPXPPEEEPSAPEQRLLQPEEPPEASPPRPEGTPLPARRRPLGHGFGLAHLGMMQELQARLGRPKPQ; via the exons atGGATTTCCTCCGGCTCCATCTCCCTGGGCTGCATCAGGCCTTGAGGGGGGCATTG GATTCCCTCAGCACCTTTGTCTCCTACCTTATGGGCGATGAGGTCCCCACTgtagagaggagggaggcaagggCAGCTGAGGAACTGGGGGAGGTGGCTGCAGGAAGGCCAGAGGAGACTGAAGAGAAGGGAGCCCAGGAGGCCCTTGAGGGCCTCGGAGGCAGCCAAAGCAAGGAGGGTGGAGGGCTGAGAGAGCCTAGAGAGGCTGGAAGGTACCAGGAGGGAAGTTCAGCTACAAAACAGACCTGGGATTGGGAAGAAGGCAGCTCCCATCGGTCTCAAGCAAACAGGCAGCTCACTGGGGCCTGGGAAGCAGCCAGGGCTGCCAGGTGCCAGGAGCCAAGTGCCCACTTAGAGGCCAAAAAGACGTTTGAGGCAGGGTCTAAGGCTGGTCGAGGCAACGGCAGCCAAACCCAGGAGAGTCGAGGGCCCAATGAGCAGGAAGTGAACAGAGAGGAGACACGGAGAACCtgggaacaggaggaggaggcggaAGAGATCAGGGAAGGGAAACCAGGGGTGGCCGGAAAGGCGGAGTCAGAGTGGACCTGGCAGAGGGAGCCTGAGGGGAAGGTAGCAGGGGACAGCAGGGAGTCATTAGAGCAGGTGTTCAAGGAGGCAGTTGCAGAGGAGATCCAGGCGCCTAGGGCCAAAgagactgggaaggaaggagaggtgaTGGTGGTCCTACGGGGTAGCCAAAGCACAAGGGTAGAGAAAACACGGGAGTCAGGGACAGAATCTGAGGCTGGGACAAcctcaggcagggaggaggaggccaggacagcctcaggcagggaggaggcagagacaaCCTCAGGTGGAGAGGAGGAGGCCAGGACAACctcaggaagggaggaggag gcagagacaaCCTCaggcggggaggaggaggctgggacaacctcaggcagggaggaggaggccggGACAACCtcagggggaaaggaggaggctgggacagcctcaggcagggaggcagaggctgggacaACCtcagggggagagaaggaagccgGGACAAcctcaggcagggaggaggaggccggGACAAcctcaggcagggaggaggaggccggGACAAcctcaggcagggaggaggaggccggGATAACTTTAGGCAGGGCAGAGGCCGGGACAACCTCAGTTGGGAAGGAAGGTAACCTCTCGGGAGCCAGGGAGCCAGAATATGGGGGAGTAGTCTCCGGAGAAAGGATCTCAGAGGGCACTGGGAGGACCTGGGCAATAGAGGAGGCCACCAGGGAAgaccaggaggaggaggtggatgAGAAGAGAAAGGCTGAGATGAGTGTTTCCCCCAAACAGAGCCAGGCTCTAGGAACTGAGGGTGTGGAGGAAGCAGTGAAGGACCAGCTGGCAGGGAGGGAGTCTGCAGGAGGCCAGGGgtcagagggggagggagaagggttTGAGGTCCAGGCAGATCGGGACGGGGAAGAGGCCGAGGGGAGGCAAGCCTCGGTGAACAGGACTGTTGCCCTTGGTCTGGAGGAGGTGGTGCAGGCAGAGAAGGCCAAAGAGGAGGCAGAGAGTTGCTGGATCGCCGAGGCTGAGTTGCCCAAGAACAAAGTGGCAAACGAGGCTGAAGGCGATGCTGGCTTGGAGGCAACCCCGGAGGCCAGCCTTGAGAAGGAGTGCAGGGGGGAGAAGAGCGAGGGGGAGGCTCGGACAGGTGGAGAAGGGCTGGCGTTGGAGGGCAGTGGCCTTGAGCACGAGGTCACCGAAGGCCAGGACCCTGAGCTGATGGCCGCCCCCCAGACCCCAACAGAGCAGCCTGAGGAAGGactgggggaagaggaagagcccCGGGGCATTCCAGCCCTGAacaaagaggagacagaaaggagCCCGGAGGAATACCCCAGAAACCTGGGGTATGGAAAGCCTGGTGCCTCTGGGACTGAAGCCCAGAGGAGGGACTTGGAGGGAGGGGATTCccacaaagaaaaagcagatgctgaagagggggaggaggaggctgtaGGAAGCCAGGCATCAGAGGAGGCCGAGGAGGCCGAGGGAGGCCAAGAGTCTGCACTCCCAGATGTCCTGGAGGCAGGTGGGGAGTGGAAGAAAGCCGAGGAAGCAGGGtgtggagcagaggagggagaggcccGCGGAGCACAGAGCCAGGAGCCAGGTGGAAGGTTCagtgcaggggcaggggcaggtcgGGCACTGGGGGAGTCAGATGCCCGAGACACCGAGGATGAGGAGGCAGAGGCCACGGTGCCCTGCAGGGCAGACACGACATCCAGCGGAgtctgggggctggaggaggcggCTCTGAGCCTCCAGGACAGCGAGGACATAGGGGTCAGTTCTTTGGCCGCTGAGATAGCGGGGGACAAGGCCGATGGGAGGGCTGCTGTGCCTGGGGGAGGGCCCaaaagagaggctggggaagctTGGGAATcagaagggaggcaggaggctgggggaggagaggagctggTGGAGGCTGCGTGGGAAAAAACCCGAGGGGGGCCAGAGTTTGGCCTGGAGGGCTCAGCAGACATGGAGGTAAATAGCAGAGGGGGCCCAGAAGAGGCTTTTGAGGCCAGAGACGGTGAGCCCTGGGGAGAGTGCGCAGAGGTCAAGGAATCTGCAGTGGCAGAGGGAAGCTGTGGGATGGACAGCTTTACCTGGGGTTCCCAGGTGGCGAGGGCAGAGGGCGCCACGGCCACCACGGTAGAGGCTGAGGGGCTCCCAGGAGGGCAGACGCCGCCGTGGGAACAGGAGGCTGCTGCGGGATGGCAGTTAAAGGAGCAGGGGCAAGGCGGTGAGGGGCAGCGTGTGGACCTCCACCCTGAGGAAGAGGCACAGAGGCCCCTTGACGTGGAGGGTGTTGAGGTGACTGAAGACCAGAGGGCAGAGGCCGAGGAGATTGTTCCAGAAGGCCCGGAGGACATCCAGGGCCAGGAGGACCAGTCAACATACCAGGAGCCTGGGCCACGTGGGGAGACGGCAGCAAGTACCGGAGGGGATGCTCACGGCAGCTGGAGTGAG GCCCTGCTTCCTGGGTCTCGCCTGGACGTCTCTGTCTCGCGGAGCCGTGTACTCCTGTCTCGAAGCTCCTCCCAGCGTCGCTCCCGGCCCTCTTTCCGACGGACCCCTGCCCCTGAGCGGCAGGAGGagcctcccagccc cccccctgAGGAAGAGCCGTCAGCCCCCGAGCAGAGACTTCTCCAGCCAGAGGAACCCCCGGAGGCAAGCCCCCCAAGGCCTGAAGGGACCCCACTGCCAGCCAGGAGAAGGCCCCTGGGACACGG GTTTGGCCTTGCCCACCTCGGCATGATGCAGGAACTGCAGGCCCGACTGGGCCGGCCCAAACCCCAGTGA